The sequence caaagaatcagaagcaggctccaggttctgagctgtcagcacagaccccgatgcggggcttgaactcatgaaccatgagatcatgaccagacccaaagtcggttgctcaactgactgagccacccaggtgccctgtcaagTTTAAGTACTCTTAAGAGAATCgaaacacattttcatttactCAGACTGTCAATGGTCTTAAGGATTAGAGGTGGGAAATTGGcatttgtgtaattaaaaaattgtcttgCTCATAGGCATAAGAAATCGGTCAATTACTCACAGTTTGAGGACTCTGACAGTGATGGTAAGTAGAGAttcatatttttgctttaaaaacttggaaatttattttctcagaattcATATGACATATAGAACTCTAATATTGAACATATTACCCAATTGTATATGAGCTAGGGCTGCAAAAGTAATTTTCTAAGCATTTGGGATAATTCTACTGATAATTACACTGACAAGAATTATGTAGGTAAGTGATAAATGAACAGGACCTAGTGAAATGGCTCTTTAGATCTAAACTACTCTAGGTCCATGTTTCTCATAGTGTGGTTTGTCTCCTCCTATCTCTTTCCCTAAGAAGGAACACATTGTCTTTTGAAACACAAATGTGTTACAGAATATAATGTGAAATCCTCATTAACTGTACAATAAAATGAGACCTTctataccactttttttttctttttaatgtttatttatttttgagtgagagagagagagagtgagcggggagggtcagagaggggggagacacagaatctgaagcaggctgcaggctctgagctgtcaccacagagcctgacgcagggctcgaactcatgaactgtgagatcatgacctgagccgaagtcggacgcgcaaccaactgtgccacccaggcgccccagccttctataccacttctttatccagtcatccgtcgatagacatttggtgctttccatagtttggctattgtaaataatgttgttataaaaattggggtgcatgtgtcccttccaaTTAGTAttattgtatcctttgggtaaatacctagtagtgcaattgctagatcgtatattactcagccataaaaaagagtgaaatcttaccattggcaacaatgtggatggagctagaggataagtgaaataagtcagtcagagaaagacaaagaccatatgatttcactcacaggtgaaatttaagaagtaaaatgaacatggggtgggggaagagaggcaaaccaagaaactgagtcttaactatagagaactgatgattATAGAAGGAAGTGGAGGGGGGGTAAGTTAAATAAGTGGTGGGAATTAAGGAGGGTaccacttgtgatgagtactgtgtgttgtatgtaagtgtagagtcactaaattgtacacctgaaactaataaattaatattacactgtgtgttaacaggaatttaaataaaaacttggaaaggaaaaaagaaacaaaaacaagaccttGAAGAAAGGTTGGGCATAGGCTATAGTCTATTGGGTTATATATTTCTTTGTCTCTGCTGTTAAGGAAACTTTGGTCAAAAAGTGTGAGAAACATTTAGTTAGATTACATCATATTTCGAAATAGGTTTTGTATTTCTCAGAGCTTTCTGTGAGTCAAATGTTCAGTTATCCAGAGGTTTGAAGGAACCTGTTTTTTGCATTGGGCTCAACTGTAAATGTGTCTAAGACTTGGGAGAAAATAGTGTAGACTCTGACCTGTAGCTTTTTATTACTGTTATCAGTATGtcaccaaatatttataaattgacAGTAGTGTTCTAGACATTATGGGGTGGACGTGGGGGTAAGTCACAAGTTAACATATTCCAACATGGGGAAACTTGGCAGAGACAACATGTATTAATAAATGCTAACGCTGCAATCAAGACTACGTGTACCCTGAGGGTATTCATCCATGTGCTGCACATGTGTGTAAAAACTATCGCagcaagggggcgcctgggtggctctgtcggttgagtatctgactttggctcaggtcatgatctcacagctcgtgagttcaagccctgcgtcgggccgtgtgctgacagctcagagcccggagcctgcttctgattctgtgtctccctctcgctctgcccctcccccagtcatgctgtctctgtctcagaaataaataaacataaaaaaaaaaaactaccacagCAGGTTTATGTTGAGTGTCAATGGAACTAGATCACATTTTGTAGTGAATTGGCTTTTGATagacttatattttaataaacaaaggCCACTAAAACAAAGTTGAAAAGCATGAGTgagaataaagacaaataatacgccaacattttttaaatgatggcaaTTAAACAACTTTCTTAACGTTTAAACCTTGAACACACACTGTAGTGAATTTCAGCtgctaagaaaatgtttttatttcttaggaaaagcagtttcatattttattttgtttaattaattttttatatattcttttatttttgattcacACACGAATAGATGACTTTATTTCTGCAACTGCACCTttaaataaaaaacccagaacaaCACCAAAGGAGTTAAAACTAGAAACAAGGAAACCTAAACTGAAGAATCTCCAGAAAGAAGATATCCCATTGCAAGAGAAAACCCCTAAAAAAAGGTGAGAGGTAAGACATACAGTAAATATACATTCGATGTGTTAACTTAAAAGAGGGACAAATTTGAActcttggtttaattttttttaatgcttatttatttatttatttatttgagagagagagagagagagagagagacaaagcatgagcagaggaggagcagagagagagtgagacacagaatgtgaaggaggcttcaggctctgagctgccagcacagagcccgacatggggctcaaacccaccagccacgagatcgtgacctgagctaatgtcagacacttaaccgactgagccccctgggcgtCCCTTGAACTCTTCATTTAAATTAGAACTTGAGCCCAGTTGcaggtattattttatttagtgcATGTAGGAGAACAGGGATGTACCATTAATCCCCTTCTGACTTTctgccttaaaaaagaaattcacaaacATGTTAGGAAATATTCATTTAAGTATTAAGACAATCATTAAAGACAATTACAAAGTTTAGGAGGTACAGCTTACTTTATAGGACTGTATTTCTGTCTCTAAAGTCTTCAAGTCTTACAAGACTACTTTGTTTAAAATTACAATCTGTAAAgatagttttataaaaattgaaaccaTGTATTTTTCTGcagataaaagatattttttctttatattgtttaGACTGGTCCAGCACTGAAAAGGTCCTATAGTTTCTAGACGAATTCTGGATTTCCACTAGttccaagagagaagagagaatgagggaaggaagtCCTGAGAGGCCCCAAACCTGAAGTATGGAGAGGAGATTGGCAGAAGGGGACTATTAACAAATGGAACACGGGGGATGGTGTGGTTCACTGCTGCAAGCTGGAGAAAAGCTCATTAACACAGAGAAAGTTACCCCATGTCCTgctctttacttttttctctttttttgtttttggttttgagatTCTTGTGCTAGGTTTAAGTacggtggaaaaaaaaaaaaaaaaacacctacaaatgagagagaatatttgcaaatcatataattGATGAAGGATTTGTattcagaacatataaagaagtcTTACAATTCAACAGTAAATAGATTAATAACTCAAtttacaaaatgggcaaaggatttgagtagacatttctccaaagaacatctCCAAATTAATAATAAGCacataaaagatgctcagcatccttagccatcaaggaaatgcaaatcaaaaccatggtgaGATAATACTTCACACCCTTTGGGATGGCCataaacaaaaagacagacaataaccaatgttaatgaggatgtggagaaactggaattctCGTACattgttgctgggaatgtaaaatggtacagccacattGGAAAGCAGagtagcagttcctcaaaatgttgaACATGGGGTTATTTTATGACCCTGCCTAGGTatgtactcaagagaaatgaaaacatacacccacacaaaaacttgGACACAAAGcttcacagcattattcacaatagccagaaaATGGTAGCAGTCCAAATGTCTGTCCAACtcatgagtggataaataaaatgtggtctgtCTATAcactggaatatcattcagcagtaaaaagaagtactaatacatgctacaacatggatgaaccttgaaaacatgctgagcaaaagaagccagacataaaagtcCGCATGTATGATTCCATTGACTTGAGATGTCTAAAATAGGTGAGTCcatagaaacaggaagtagattagtgTTGCCAGGTGCTAGGGGCGGGTAAgcagggagtgactgctaatggatataGGGTctctttgggggtgatgaaaatattctgaaagtagatagtggtgatggtttctCAACTCTGAATATACTTAAAGActgctgaattgtacactttaaaagggtgagttTAATgctgtgtgaattatatctcaataaaacttatttttaaaaaataaatccttcaaGGTGCATCTCAGTATTTCGTCCtttatataacttttttcttaaatctgtctttgatttcttttcttacacACCCTAACACTCTGACCACCTTTAATAGGAGACATAATAATCTGCTCATATAGGAAAATTATCAGTACGTCTTATTTCCCTACCCTCCTCATTAATTGCAGACTCCTTCAGGGTACTTTTAGTATTCTATTTAGTGCAGTGCCTCATACACAGTAAGTACTTGGTGACATATTTGTTAAAGTCTAGATTGGGAGGAATAGTTTAATAAAAGAGCTATAATACCTGTCTAAGGAGGTGTGAGTGAGGTCAAGGAAGATTTCTAAGTGGATTTTTGAGGAAAGTCTTTATTCTAGGTTGAGCAGGCGCTTGGCATTGGTAACAAGGACTGACATTACCCTGAAAGGAGGCAATACATACAACAGCACAGACTGCTGCTCTTTCAATCTCGTATGCACCTGTAACATGACATTACTTCACATTAGCAGTCTTAACCATTAAAGTCAGTTATGATCACGATTActgtttagaaaacatttttgtgaGGTTAGCAGCTCTTAAATAGTGAttcagaaaaatctcattttgctGTTTGGTTgagattgatatttttaaaaactcatttttatttttttgcctccCTTTAGGATAGCTTTAGATGACAAGCTCTACCAGCGAGACTTAGAAGTCGCACTTGCTTTATCAGTGAAGGAACTTCCAACAGTCACCACTGATGCGGAAGAGGCTCAAGATAAAAGTAACTTTactttctatatatttctttttgtaaccTCATTGCTTTTGTAATTGTGTCTCCGGATGAGCCTTCATAGAGGAAACAATAAGAGTGTAATACTTTGGATAGCAAATGGAGCAACTGGCATAATTAGATTCCGTGCTTTATTCTGCATGAATGTCGTTCATGCACACACATCTCTCTGCTTAACACCTGATGCCAACTCTGGACTAAGTCATGGACTATGAGCTTGGATGCAAGTCACTTTTGTTTACAGtggaaatttaatttcttaagcAAATGAATTGGTCTATACAGTCCTAATAAcccatctcttttctctcaaaattcaaattagttaaacATGATCTGGTGagggtaatttttattatttacgaAGGCTGAAGGTACTAGTTTGGTTAGCAGGCTCAGTGGACTTACAAGATGTAGGACTTCTGGATTTCTCTGGGTTTTCCTCCTTCGATTTTTCTAGCAACTGTGTAGCAGATGGCAATATTGATACTCTGGAGAGGCAGAAATCATTATTCTTGGAAAAGACATTCAAACTGTTAGCATGCTTTTTGGATGAAATTGTTTTGACTTAGCTTCTTTTATGTTGGAGGATATTTTTAACTCATTAGCTCATTTAGGGGTATAGATGTTTCAGTCATTATTGCCTCCTATTTGACAGTAAATAAAACACTGTTGATTGATTAGGGAGCCATTTACTaatcaggaaatcaaagaaacaaagagaattaTCTTATATCcaaaactgagaaaatggaaCTCATCTCTCTCCTGTAAGAGCTGGTAGAATATATAGCAGGATTTCCTTGGAAGTACCACTTCTCATAGATTAATATACTTTATAGCACTGGGATTTAATAGTACAGTTACCATGACTCAAAGTCCTCTTGAAATACTTTAgatcattttaacattattataatGATTGAAAAGTCTTTGTTAGTAAAAGCATGTATCTATTACACAGAAATGATAGTATTTATTGACTGTTTCCTATGTGCTGGGCGCTACAGTAAGCAATTTCTACATGTGACCCACTTTGATTCCCCACAATACACCTAATTAGTCCACGCTCTATTTTTTCTCTCCACAATATAGATGAGGACATTAAGTCTTAGGATAAGCCATATTCCCATACTCGTGTAGCCAGTTGGAGGGGTAGAGCCTGAATTTCAACTTAAGTCTAAGTGTGTTTGATTTCAGAGCCCAACTCCTAAACCGTATGCTGACTTTTCCAAGGTAAGTCATACTAGCTTGAGCTTGGATCATGCATCTGTATCCGAATGCTTTTACATTTGAACACCAGTTTTCCTATTTCTACCCATTGACTAAGGTGCATctgtatctttttccttcttccttatctTTAGGCATTGAAAAGTGTGACAGTCGTGGAAGTGAAACAATGAGTAAGGCCCCTCATATCTCCAATTGCAGTGTAGCCAGCGATTATTTAGGTAAGCtttgatattaataataatactaatttttTCTATCAACAAGCTATTTTTCTAACTTCTATTTCAATACCTGACACTGTAGCTAGAACCAAGATATTTAAATTTGTCAAGGTTCTCTTCACCtcctctcctttgtttctttgtgttttagtctttttctcttttactgcagaccaattttccttttcttccctggtGGAAGGTCATGACTACCTGTGGCTTCTAGTTGATAGCTGTTGACCACTGAAGAAAGGGGCTGCATCTTCCCTGCTCCACTTTTCAGATTTCTTGGGGAAAGCCTCCTCAGTTGGGTCTCACACTTATCCTTAAACTGGACTCTGTTGTCAGGATACTGACATTTATCATGGTTGTGCCACATTGGACTATGTGATCTATTAGAAGCAGCGGAGGAATGAAGCTGGGCAGATAAAAACAACGGATGTGATAGAAGTCTATTTTGCAGTTCTTTCAATATTATCTGTCACAAAAAgttttctgttggtttttatGCCTCTCCTGAAGATTTGGATAAGATTACTGAGGAAGATGATTTTCCTGGTgttcaagggaaaagaaaagcagcatcAAAGGCTATGGTACAACAGAGGAAGATTCTTCTGGAAGGCAGTGATGGCGATAGTGCTAATGACTCTGAACCAGACTTTGCAACTGGTGAGTTATATCCTACCTCCAAATTAAGCCTATGGAAATTCAGTAAAAAGTTCTTAAAGACCATTAGTGGATGcaaagcactgtgctaaatgtttGGTATATGCAAACTTGAACTTACAGGACAGTTACATCCAGCTCTGCCATTTGGGGAAAAAGCTTCATGTGGAGGTAACCTTTAAGCTGTACCTTGAAAAATAAGTAGTATTTACACAAACTAAAAGGGTAAAATAGCGTTCCTGACTGATAGAAAAGCATTAACAATGGCATAGACAAGCACACATAGAAGAAAGTGATCAGGAAGCGTGGGGCAGAGAATGTTCTAGAAGAGGCTAAGGAGGCAGGCTGGCACTTTCTAGGAAGTGTACACTTCTTTCTATAATACTAGAAATCCATGAAATATCTTGGGGATGAAGTGATATGaaacctatatttttatttttgactttgtttttcagattcattCAGAAATTAGGACAAATGGGAAGCATAGTGACCTGGACAGAGCatcataatatattaattaaaaattaaaatgaataaatccatAAATTTGTGCCAAATCAGATGCTATATTTTGATAGATTTTAACATGCTATTGACAAATGGATTTGTTcatcaacattttataaatatttgagtatCTGTTATGTACATTATATTGAAGACACTAcaaatatagcagtgaacaaaacagagctCCCTTAAGAAGCTTAAAGTCGAGTGAGGGGACACAGACAGTAATGAAATGTAGAATGTATCAAGTGTCATCGTAGAAGAGCTAtgtagaagaggaagacagagtagaGCCCAGACGTCTGCCTTTTGAACCAGTACCTGCCCCTTTATATGACCTGGGTCATCCCAAAGCAGACAGTCTAGGGATcttactttgagaaacactgatgtaACCAGAGCACCGGAAAGTAGGAGCCACGGAAAGAAAATGCCCTGAAGAAGCATAGTAGAGCATGGACTGAATGTTTCCCAACTTAAGGTTACTTAATACAAAAAAAgcccaaaataagaaaataactccTTGTCAGTTTAATTGTTTCTTCAGGGATATGATTGTAGCACTTCCAGAATGTCAGTATCGTTATTTGACACATGCTTGTCAGAAAAATCAGTCAacaattttaaagttataaattgCAAGTCTACTTAACATGCCAATGAAATTAATTTGTCTTTAATAGTggttaaaaaatgtttgtgtggAAATGAA is a genomic window of Acinonyx jubatus isolate Ajub_Pintada_27869175 chromosome B4, VMU_Ajub_asm_v1.0, whole genome shotgun sequence containing:
- the RAD51AP1 gene encoding RAD51-associated protein 1 isoform X2 is translated as MVRPVRHKKSVNYSQFEDSDSDDDFISATAPLNKKPRTTPKELKLETRKPKLKNLQKEDIPLQEKTPKKRIALDDKLYQRDLEVALALSVKELPTVTTDAEEAQDKSIEKCDSRGSETMSKAPHISNCSVASDYLDLDKITEEDDFPGVQGKRKAASKAMVQQRKILLEGSDGDSANDSEPDFATGEESEDDSDFSESEDNDEDFTVRKNKVKEIKKKEVKVKSPVEKKEKKPKSKCNTLVTSGDSAPASVKSELQPSPKNVSGSSEVTRKPLQIHSPLAENKKPKWVPPAMSGSSSIRSPLAGVSVKSPNQSLRLGLSRLARVKPLHPNAASS